In Candidatus Krumholzibacteriia bacterium, a genomic segment contains:
- a CDS encoding CDP-alcohol phosphatidyltransferase family protein yields the protein MTRVRKDDQRSASELASVRRSVWDYIARTGLAYLLLGFFFFPEVTSYSLYVALMLPWLLLVAAILAYRADLLYTEDGTLLEKLNLATQVTLIRVLSVPLIFLLIYQGRLKVAGILFLLAALTDWLDGFLARRMGEVTQLGRMVDPSIDAVFCSATFLALGMGGRIPLLLLFLAGIRYGLLLAGAIAVRATLGELPVRATFSGRMFYFLQYSLLFIYLLSDGQLSPDRIHQALSLLQILVSFQLLLLGWNMLTLHLHGDRPTDSL from the coding sequence ATGACAAGAGTCCGCAAGGACGATCAGCGCAGCGCATCGGAGCTTGCTTCGGTGCGCCGTTCTGTCTGGGACTACATTGCCAGAACGGGTTTGGCCTATCTGCTTCTCGGCTTCTTTTTCTTCCCTGAAGTCACCTCCTACTCCCTTTATGTGGCCCTGATGCTCCCCTGGCTTCTTCTGGTTGCCGCCATTTTGGCCTACCGTGCCGACCTTTTGTATACCGAAGACGGAACGCTGCTGGAAAAGCTGAATCTCGCAACCCAGGTTACCTTGATCCGGGTTCTATCTGTGCCATTGATCTTCCTTCTGATTTATCAGGGGCGACTGAAGGTCGCAGGCATCCTTTTCCTTCTGGCAGCCCTGACCGACTGGCTGGATGGCTTTCTGGCCCGGAGAATGGGAGAGGTAACCCAGCTCGGGAGAATGGTGGACCCGAGCATCGATGCCGTTTTCTGCTCGGCCACCTTCCTCGCTCTGGGAATGGGGGGGCGGATTCCCCTGCTTCTTCTCTTTCTGGCGGGGATTCGCTATGGGCTTCTTCTGGCAGGGGCGATTGCTGTAAGAGCCACTCTCGGAGAACTTCCCGTTCGAGCCACTTTCTCAGGGAGAATGTTTTACTTCCTTCAATACTCCCTGCTGTTTATCTATCTCTTGAGCGACGGGCAACTCTCTCCGGATCGTATCCATCAGGCGCTTTCGCTGCTGCAGATTCTGGTCAGCTTTCAGTTGCTTCTTCTGGGCTGGAATATGCTGACGCTTCATCTTCACGGAGATCGCCCGACGGATTCACTGTAA